A single region of the Penaeus vannamei isolate JL-2024 chromosome 23, ASM4276789v1, whole genome shotgun sequence genome encodes:
- the lwr gene encoding SUMO-conjugating enzyme UBC9-B: MSGIAIARLAEERKAWRKDHPFGFIARPTKNPDGTLNLMNWECAIPGKKGTPWENGLYRLRMIFKDDYPSTPPKCKFEPPLFHPNVYPSGTVCLSLLDEEKDWRPAITIKQILLGIQDLLNDPNIKDPAQAEAYTIYCQNRLEYEKRVRAQAKAMSAPFE, translated from the exons ATGTCTGGAATTGCCATTGCACGTCTagcagaggagagaaaggcatGGAGGAAAGATCATCCATTT ggTTTTATTGCAAGACCGACAAAGAACCCTGATGGCACTCTGAATCTCATGAACTGGGAGTGTGCCATTCCAGGAAAGAAGGGG ACTCCCTGGGAAAATGGACTGTACAGGCTGAGAATGATCTTCAAGGACGACTACCCATCAACCCCACCCAAGTGCAAGTTTGAACCTCCTCTGTTCCACCCCAATGTTTACCCATCAG GAACAGTGTGTTTGTCACTCCTGGATGAAGAGAAGGACTGGCGACCTGCTATTACCATCAAGCAAATCCTTTTGGGTATTCAGGACTTGCTTAATGACCCCAACATCAAGGACCCTGCACAAGCTGAAGCCTACACTATTTACTG TCAAAACCGTCTGGAATATGAGAAAAGAGTACGAGCCCAGGCCAAGGCAATGTCTGCTCCCTTTGAGTAA